The DNA segment tattgatgcatcaatgtttacTTTAAACATATATTATCTTATTAGAGATTATAATTATGTACAAATGTCAAAatcattatatttatttatttatttttattttgattagtaaattgatatattttattttttttatacttctattaataataaaaataaataaaaaatgacatCCTGTACGAAAGATATGAATAagactaaaataaaatattacattTATGCTCACTATTTACAGTGCATTATGATAGAGAATTGGTCATGGATGTATATCCACTCGCACATAGATTTAGAAGAGATGATACAGTTAGATATGTGTGCAGTGGTAGAATGATAAAACAAAATTAATGGACTGGTAACTCATATTGCATCGAAGATACCTCCAGCGGTGCTCAGCCTTCCGTAAACAGTGTGGTTTATAGATCCGTCCCCGTGAGATGAATTCAAATACCAGAAAAAGAACAATTAAGCCATTATAATAGAAAGAGAATTCCAGTCAAAACATGCCATCAACTTCCACAGGCACACAAATTGATTTACAACTTAATTCCGACGAATTGCCAACGCTATAAATAGCAAATCAGTTTCTTGAAAACAACTTTGCGTTGTCATATTTCCTGTTTTCATATTCATGGATGACAATCTTTCTACATCTGGAAGCTCAGAAGCAACCTTGTTATACAAAAAATATACCTCATGCAAGCAGAACAAAAATCTTCAGTACCACCGGTGCATCTTTGTCCCAAGGAGGCTTTGCCTTTAATCGATGAAGCTCTAAATCAGCAGTAGACAGAGTACAAGAATCTGTTGGCACTTGATCTGCGGTTATAAAGTTAAAAGAAATGAATGCGCAAAATTCTGCACCATAGTTTTTGTTATAGATCACATCTCCCAATGCAAAGTCTGGATCACGTGAGTTTAATCTCCATCTTCAGAATCTGTAATTGGATCGGATGGAGATCAGCAGTTTGCTTATCACGGAGAAATGGTAATCATTGCTTCAAAACTCAAAAGCATAAGATATCTCCACAAAGAACAAGTTTGGCACCTTAATTAAAGACACTGATAGAGATTCTAAGCAGTGGTCAAGGTCTGAAATCAATTACATGCTGGAGAAATTAGCTTGCTATGTTccttaattgaaaaaaaaattagagcaAGCGAAGTTTGAATAGCTTAACTAATAGCATAACCTTTCGAAGAGGGAGCATAACATCGATAGACAGATAGAACCAATTACATCTTGGCAAGCTTATGACTCTCAAGTCCATAGTCATAATTGTTCGAGGACATGCTGGAACATTAGCATGAGAGCAAGAACCAGTTCTAAAATAGAAGACTTCTGGTATAATTCTGTTGAAGGTCAAGTCTAACTATTTCTCTGAACAGTTCCTTCATTGGTTCTCGATGGAAAATTTCCTCATAGTTTCTAGGCCAATAACTAATTCTAGGATACGCAACTGATCAGCTTATCTCGGTTGTCAGTAACAGAAGCTTCTAAATATGCAAAATTCTTCGAAAAAAGATTTTACAAAGAGTACATATTTTACCTGATCGGATGTCCTCTCCCACTTGGCCTTTATTACCCATCTGTCTCATAATCATTGCAAATATCAGTTTCCACCAGTAGGTGTGGAAGACGAGCAGGGTAAGAAGCATTGTGttgaatatataatataaagtggTTGGAAAATTTTCCATCCATGACAAGGCTTGGACACACTCATAGCTGAAAATGCAATCATTGTAACAATTAGCCAAATGAAAAGGAAGATATCTCAATGACTTAAGAACATTTGATGATGAAAAATACCTAGAGGATTTAATTATCCAGAAGGGGAAGTATACTAATCGCAGAATTAACCATGACAAGGCAAAAAGTCCAAAGCACAAGCTAGCTGCCATCTCCTTTTCTGAATATTTGAACAATTTAGCTGCTTCTAGGAAGACATCACTTGTATCGTGAAGGGCAAGCATTACAGTCCCTATTCGGAAAAACCTGCATAACGATATCCATTAGGTCGGTACTCCCTAACATTGTTAATAGAACAGGAAATCGGCACCGGCATCACTCGCTAAACTTAAATTTCAAACACATGGTAAGTTGAATGCAAAGATAACTGTAAAATATCTACTATTTCAATTTTCCAGAAAACAAACAGTGATGAATGTGAACTAGAAAACAATAGTTATCACTGTGATGTGCTATGTTCAAGCACCAATCATCACCAAAAAGTACACTAGGATATCAGGGAGGAGATAAAGCATAAGAATAACAAACGAAATGACAGCTTACATGTGACAACGTAAGGTCAAAAAATAAAGTACCTTTTGAAATTCAAAGAGTGCAAACAGCAGCAAAAGAAGACTAATTTTGATAAGATACGAAACTTCATCCAGCTCAATAACACAAGAAATATGAAAACAAGATCAGCACCACAATTTTGCTAACAGTTATTACTAATAGTTCCTTCTGTGTGAAGAAAAGTCTATATATTTGGCTAATTAAGTTGTTTGGGTTTAACTTGGACCAAGGCCGTATAAATCCATCCCCCTTGTGGGGTTGAATCAAATCACTGGCTGGATTCTTCCGCCTGATCTCTCTCTTTGCTTGTCACCCCTTCCTCCCTCGCCTTCGCTCTTGATCTCTCACATCTCTCTTCATGACGGAGAGCAGGTTGAGGACGAATTCTCGTTCCAGACAAAGCAGGGATGCAGGAGAAGTTCAATGCTTGAACGAAAACATGGCAGGTGCCCCAATGAGAAGCATTGTTGAAGAAAATTCAATGCCATCATTCACGAGAGCAATGTATGTCACAGATGCCAAAATCTGCCCTCAAACAGATCATTAAACATCATATATACTATTTGTATCAAAATTGAGGGCTGGTTATACGATGGACCAcaagtttagttctagagtaaaaTTGGTGTGATTATCAAAATCCATGCTTTTTCTTCTTGTTTATAGGAGTTGCTCCTCTGAAGTGGGAAAAAGTAAAACCTTCAAAGCCTAAACCCCGGCAAAGTTATGGGTAGAAGAATTAGAAAAGAGTAGAACTTGGCATGCCTATCCTCGAGTCAGGGTCATGGTTTTATAACAGCGGTGTATTCCTCAAGTCATCAATCATGTCAGATGGTTCCTCACCTTAGTTTTATTATCCATCATCTCGTGGTGAAGTTTATGGGTCAAGAGGAGACATCTTTCAGACATTGGCTCATTTAATCTCCTTCATAGAAGGAATTGAACATAGCTGAATATAAAAATTTACATAAGAGCTAAATCAATACATAAAGCAACAAAAAGAGTCTAGAAGACGCAAAGGAATAACTAGCAACCTCTAATTGGTACCTGGTAATATAAGAAAATCCAATCAATGTTGAGGTGACTACGTGATGGGACATCATTATTGAGAAATCCTTCCTGCGAGTTTCCCATGCAATGAGAGCAGCAATGCTGTAGACGTAAAATCCACATTGACACATGTAGAAAAGCTTCAAAGAAGACCTATCAAAAGAGGGTAAAAATCAATAGTAAAAAGAATAAAAGGTATAAGAACTGGAGAGATGATACTATGTTAAGCTCAGATTAGTCTAGATGCTTAATACAGATTAAGTCAAGAACACTGCATCATCATGTTTATTAGATCCCTCAATATAGAACAATGAGACAGGAAACAACAACATAGGTCAACCATGCCAAGTCTGAGTTGTCCCTTGCTGAACTTTAAGTTGATATCAAGTGTGTATCATTTCAATGTTATCAAATTGATATCAACATGAACTTCATTAATAGCATACAAAACCAACTTGCATTAACAAAGTGAAGGAAAAGATAAGCCGTTTTGGACTCACTTCATTTCTTGATTCGGCCACCCTTTGAAGTACTCCTTCGTATCCAGTGACCAAGGCTCCTGCTTGATGATTGAAAGGACCCATATTTGGACAGTAACATAGTAGGTCAACTTCCACATTGACTCAGAACACTTCACAACCTTTGACCATTTGGCCTCATCATTCATCATTAGAACAGCTTTTTTACCAAACAATCTCATAGCACAAGGCTGACAATCAAAACATATAAACATCACATGAGTTACTTTTGTCTCGCGCTATCCAAAAAACCCTAAAAGAAAACGAAAGATCCGAACCTTATAGAGGAAGCGGTCGAGCAAGAAGCGGGCGACGAAGGATCCGAAGGCGAAACAGAGCACGAGCAAGAAATTTCCCGGCTCcgggccgccgccgctgccgctgccccaGATCGGCCCCATTTAGGCCAAGCGAGTCTCAGTCCCCCGTTGCGACCAAGCAAGCTAAGGCGCATCAACCCCGCCACTGAATCGAGGCAGAGGAATGGTAAGTTCCCATAGGCGCCCACAGTTGTCGCGGCCCAAAAGGTAGGAGATCAATGCGGCCTCACGCGCGAGTGGTTCGATTGGAGTACAAAGAGAAGGGAGACCGGCGAAGGAAGATTCTGGATCTCAGGAGGAAGCTTGCTCGATTTGCCCTTATTGGTTGTCAACTCAGTACAAGAGGTCAGTGAGCGGTGAGCGCTAATAGGAGCAACCAATAATTATTATCCATAATACGTATCTTTTCTTGATTAATTATAATGCTATGGCAGGTAATTAATTGTAAGCTTCTCCTAATCATCccaaaataagaaaggaaatcCCGATTAAGCTGCGTGAGTCAGATCCAGCGTCCACGGCCTACCCGACTCCTTTCTCGTGGTGGCCCACCTAGTTTTGCATGGGACGCACTAAAGACAGTGCCACGACGTCCTACGCGGGGCCCACGCAGAACCAGGGCTTCGTGTGGGTGTTCGTGTTAAGTATATGTACTCGCGAATATTGTAAGCTTCTCCTAATCATCccaaaataagaaaggaaatcCCGATTAAGCTGCGTGAGTCAGATCCAGCGTCCACGGCCTACCCGACTCCTTTCTCGTGGTGGCCCACCTAGTTTTGCATGGGACGCACTAAAGACAGTGCCACGACGTCCTACGCGGGGCCCACGCAGAACCAGGGCTTCGTGTGGGTGTTCGTGTTAAGTATATGTACTCGCGAATATTGTAAGCTTCTCCTAATCATCccaaaataagaaaggaaatcCCGATTAAGCTGCGTGAGTCAGATCCAGCGTCCACGGCCTACCCGACTCCTTTCTCGTGGTGGCCCACCTAGTTTTGCATGGGACGCACTAAAGACAGTGCCACGACGTCCTACGCGGGGCCCACGCAGAACCAGGGCTTCGTGTGGGTGTTCGTGTTAAGTATATGTACTCGCGAATATTGTAAGCTTCTCCTAATCATCccaaaataagaaaggaaatcCCGATTAAGCTGCGTGAGTCAGATCCAGCGTCCACGGCCTACCCGACTCCTTTCTCGTGGTGGCCCACCTAGTTTTGCATGGGACGCACTAAAGACAGTGCCACGACGTCCTACGCGGGGCCCACGCAGAACCAGGGCTTCGTGTGGGTGTTCGTGTTAAGTATATGTACTCGCGAATATTGTAAGCTTCTCCTAATCATCccaaaataagaaaggaaatcCCGATTAAGCTGCGTGAGTCAGATCCAGCGTCCACGGCCTACCCGACTCCTTTCTCGTGGTGGCCCACCTAGTTTTGCATGGGACGCACTAAAGACAGTGCCACGACGTCCTACGCGGGGCCCACGCAGAACCAGGGCTTCGTGTGGGTGTTCGTGTTAAGTATATGTACTCGCGAATATTTGATGAACGGTGATCCGGCACGAAGCAGCGTAGGCTAATCCGGTCGGGTTTGACAGGTGGAGTGGATACGGATCGGGTTTGCGGGTTTGGGTTTCCATGTCCGACGCTGATCCGAACCCGAAGGAAGTAAACCCTAATCCTCGTTTCATGACCTTTTCGCTATCCCCAATCGACGTCCGGCCCTGATTCATCGCCTTTGCCGAACCGCTGCCCTTTCTCCGCTGGATGCAGTCATCCATCAGGTACGACTGATCCACCACCTCCCTCTCCTCTCTGTGGCTCGCCGGCGGCGCTCGTCTCGGAGTTTCTTCATTCGCGCACCGGCAAAGCCCGAATTGACCCGTTCCTCTcgggtttctttcctttttgttaGGACTTGAACGTGTCTTTGCTTAGAGGCCGAGCTGGGTACTGCAGCGCGTGGACGAGCGAGTAATTAGGCATAGAAGGAAAGGATGAATCCTTTGACGCTGGTGAAGCGGACCCAGAAGATCAACTCCACCGAGGCGGCGTTGGGCATATCGGAGGAGGCCTCCTGGCACGCTAAATACAAGGAATCCGCCTACATATTCATCGGTGGCATCCCCTTTGATCTTACCGAGGGCGACCTCCTCGCCGTCTT comes from the Musa acuminata AAA Group cultivar baxijiao chromosome BXJ1-10, Cavendish_Baxijiao_AAA, whole genome shotgun sequence genome and includes:
- the LOC135596082 gene encoding ASC1-like protein 3, which codes for MGPIWGSGSGGGPEPGNFLLVLCFAFGSFVARFLLDRFLYKPCAMRLFGKKAVLMMNDEAKWSKVVKCSESMWKLTYYVTVQIWVLSIIKQEPWSLDTKEYFKGWPNQEMKSSLKLFYMCQCGFYVYSIAALIAWETRRKDFSIMMSHHVVTSTLIGFSYITRFFRIGTVMLALHDTSDVFLEAAKLFKYSEKEMAASLCFGLFALSWLILRLVYFPFWIIKSSSYECVQALSWMENFPTTLYYIFNTMLLTLLVFHTYWWKLIFAMIMRQMGNKGQVGEDIRSDSEDGD